Proteins encoded by one window of Rutidosis leptorrhynchoides isolate AG116_Rl617_1_P2 chromosome 7, CSIRO_AGI_Rlap_v1, whole genome shotgun sequence:
- the LOC139859407 gene encoding uncharacterized protein, with amino-acid sequence MDLVTKLPKTPRQNDSIWESSSSEVLNDIYIREVVSRDREDLGTQMQISTTFHPQTDGQSERLIQTLEDMRRASVIHFSGSWDAHLPLAKFVYNNSYHYSIKMSPYEMLYGRKCRTLICWARVGRVAYRLKLPEELSGIHDTFHLSQLRKCLIDEASYVSLQEMKVNDKLSYVEEPVRIIDQQIKKLRDKTISLLNVQWRHRKGSKFTWETEEWMIVYCPSVYQEWFVKALTE; translated from the exons ATGGATTTAGTCACAAAGTTGCCGAAAACGCCTCGACAAAATGATTCTATTTGG GAGTCTTCATCTTCTGAAGTACTTAATGATATCTATATTCGAGAAGTGGTTTCTCGTGACAGA GAAGATTTAGGTACTCAGATGCAGATTAGCACTACTTTTCACCCACAAACAGACGGGCAGAGTGAGCGTTTAATCCAGACTTTGGAAGATATGCGCAGAGCTTCTGTTATTCATTTTAGTGGTAGCTGGGATGCTCATCTTCCGTTAGCCAAATTcgtttataataacagctatcactaTTCTATTAAAATGTcgccttatgaaatgttgtatggccgTAAATGCCGAACACTAATATGTTGGG CTAGAGTTGGAAGAGTTGCTTATCGACTAAAACTACCTGAAGAACTTAGTGGTATTCATGATACTTTTCATCTATCACAACTAAGGAAGTGTTTAATTGATGAAGCAAGTTATGTGTCGTTACAAGAGATGAAAGTAAATGACAAATTGAGTTATGTTGAAGAACCAGTCAGAATTATTGATCAACAGATAAAGAAGTTAAGGGATAAGACTATCTCTTTGCTGAATGTACAATGGCGACATAGGAAAGgttccaagtttacttgggaaactGAGGAGTGGATGATAGTCTATTGTCCTTCCGTATATCAAGAATGGTTCGTAAAGGCATTGACAGAATGA